From Melitaea cinxia chromosome 23, ilMelCinx1.1, whole genome shotgun sequence, the proteins below share one genomic window:
- the LOC123665151 gene encoding uncharacterized protein LOC123665151, which translates to MRSRSPCDSDSSRARLWKRKRDREEDTSDDTDDKSTAGKCHTARRGRGRPPTTGQYVGLAKAKADYLKQCERELELEAESEAIEISKRVRASRSNIISEGGTVSGECSIIDLHRKAQEYVEAILTVTKISKNLKGTSKKALNESAEGIGEVLGALYHRTTNDEVRQLREANERLEAENVQLRSEISELRQSVADIRRELGSTSTPAPPANENGLIDRIMAGVGAMLDSRLAKLEESGRLLPEAPEARKGPPAASKKIATSPPQTGVTTLTPPANPAPKSASQSAKKKKKKKKAGAATQVAAPNEPRPLPPAPAALTEGWNVVARKGRKAGPPKNQPQPQNKGAPAKKPKTPKLRLPRSAAVQLTLLPGSTRTYAEVLGAIKADGLIASMGVETRYRVSQTGARRFELPGTGNKEKAEELARRIKAVVGEDVAVTRPEKCADLRVAGLDDSVTPQELAGVIAKAGGCAEESIKVGEVRQNFAGIGTAWVRLPVEAAKKVVDGRRLLVGFVSASVTLLKTRPQQCYRCHEVGHVAAKCDKGVDRSGQCYRCGKEGHIRRQCTAEACCPICQAEKKPAGHSLVACPRNKAGRRKKAATKNKTRAPPANRAGEVTMDTQS; encoded by the coding sequence ATGAGGTCGCGGTCACCGTGCGACTCCGACTCGTCTCGCGCTCGGCTCTGGAAGCGGAAGCGCGATAGGGAAGAAGACACGTCAGATGACACTGATGATAAGTCCACGGCAGGAAAGTGTCACACGGCGCGCAGGGGTCGTGGTCGACCGCCCACGACAGGGCAATATGTTGGCCTCGCCAAGGCCAAGGCCGACTACCTCAAGCAGTGCGAGAGGGAGCTCGAGCTTGAGGCCGAAAGCGAGGCCATTGAGATCTCGAAAAGAGTGAGAGCTTCGCGATCCAACATAATTTCGGAAGGTGGGACGGTGTCGGGGGAATGCTCGATCATTGATCTACACAGGAAGGCCCAGGAATACGTCGAGGCCATTCTCACCGTGACAAAAATCTCTAAGAACTTGAAGGGGACGAGCAAGAAAGCTCTGAATGAGTCCGCCGAGGGTATAGGCGAAGTACTCGGCGCCCTATACCACCGAACGACGAATGACGAGGTCAGGCAGCTGCGGGAGGCCAACGAGCGCCTAGAAGCGGAGAACGTACAGCTCCGCTCGGAGATCTCCGAGCTGCGACAGAGTGTAGCCGACATCAGGCGTGAGCTGGGCTCGACGTCCACTCCAGCCCCTCCCGCGAATGAAAACGGACTGATCGACCGCATCATGGCAGGGGTGGGCGCCATGCTCGACTCCCGCCTGGCGAAGCTGGAGGAGTCTGGCAGACTCCTGCCTGAAGCGCCTGAAGCGCGAAAAGGACCACCGGCGGCTTCGAAGAAGATCGCAACGTCGCCGCCGCAGACAGGGGTCACAACGCTGACTCCGCCAGCGAACCCGGCCCCAAAGTCTGCAAGTCAGTCTgccaagaagaagaaaaagaagaagaaggcggGTGCGGCTACCCAAGTCGCCGCGCCCAACGAGCCTCGCCCCCTACCACCTGCTCCGGCCGCTCTGACGGAGGGGTGGAATGTGGTGGCGAGGAAAGGAAGAAAGGCGGGGCCGCCCAAAAACCAGCCCCAGCCCCAGAACAAAGGTGCGCCGGCTAAAAAGCCAAAAACGCCGAAGCTGCGATTGCCGCGATCGGCGGCGGTGCAGCTGACGCTGTTGCCGGGCAGCACGAGGACCTACGCGGAAGTCCTCGGTGCCATAAAGGCTGACGGCCTTATAGCGAGCATGGGCGTCGAGACTCGCTATAGGGTCTCTCAGACCGGCGCGCGAAGGTTCGAGCTGCCCGGCACCGGCAATAAGGAGAAGGCCGAGGAGCTAGCCCGGCGCATCAAGGCGGTCGTCGGCGAGGACGTGGCGGTCACCCGCCCGGAGAAGTGCGCCGACCTGCGGGTGGCCGGGTTAGACGACTCGGTCACTCCCCAGGAGCTGGCCGGCGTGATCGCCAAGGCGGGAGGATGCGCCGAGGAATCGATAAAAGTGGGCGAAGTACGGCAAAACTTCGCCGGCATAGGGACAGCGTGGGTTCGCCTGCCAGTAGAGGCGGCGAAGAAAGTGGTCGACGGGCGCCGCCTACTCGTCGGGTTCGTGTCGGCGAGTGTGACCCTGTTGAAGACGAGACCGCAACAATGCTATCGCTGCCACGAGGTTGGGCACGTGGCAGCGAAGTGTGACAAGggagtggaccgcagcggccagTGCTACCGCTGCGGCAAGGAGGGGCACATTCGCCGGCAATGTACTGCCGAAGCTTGCTGTCCCATATGCCAGGCGGAGAAAAAACCGGCTGGGCACAGCCTAGTTGCGTGCCCTCGCAATAAAGCGGGAAGGAGGAAGAAGGCGGCGACCAAAAATAAAACCCGCGCGCCGCCTGCCAACAGAGCTGGGGAGGTGACAATGGACACCCAATCATAG